From a region of the Takifugu flavidus isolate HTHZ2018 chromosome 20, ASM371156v2, whole genome shotgun sequence genome:
- the LOC130517029 gene encoding secretory carrier-associated membrane protein 1-like isoform X2: MKSGGERRQLMDPAVTQARQAAPPGLEEYNPFTDAQTAPRAAAPAVSTQPAIMKPTEEPPAYSQTKEQPQGAAELLRRQEELERKAAELDRREREMQTLSASGGRKNNWPPLPENFPVGPCFYHDITVDIPVEFQKTVQIMYYLWMCHTGTLLANLVGCMAWFFVDVSRGVDFGLSILWFMLFTPCSYVCWYRPLYGAFRSDSSFRFFLFFFVYICQFGIYVIQCIGITSWGTSGWISALTCLNKNVPVGVIMIIVAVLFTSLATMSLIMFKKIHALYRTTGASFERAQQEFASGVMSNKTVQAAAANAASRAAQGAFKEQP; this comes from the exons ATGAAATCTGGTGGTGAGCGACGACAGCTGATG GATCCAGCGGTGACACAGGCCAGACAGGCGGCTCCCCCGGGGTTGGAGGAGTATAACCCTTTCACGGATGCCCAAACG GCGCCCAGAGCTGCAGCGCCTGCCGTCAGCACGCAGCCCGCCATCATGAAGCCCACCGAGGAGCCTCCCGCGTACTCGCAGACCAAG GAGCAGCCGCAGGGAGCCGCCGAGCTGctgaggaggcaggaggagctggagaggaaggcGGCCGAGCTGGACCGCCGGGAGAGGGAGATGCAGACGCTGAGCGCGTCGGGAG GCAGGAAGAACAACTGGCCGCCCCTGCCGGAGAATTTCCCAGTGGGTCCCTGTTTCTACCACGACATCACGGTGGACATCCCGGTGGAGTTCCAGAAGACGGTCCAGATCATGTATTACCTGTGGATGT GTCATACCGGGACCCTGCTGGCTAACCTAGTGGGCTGCATGGCCTGGTTCTTCGTGGACGTCTCCCGCGGCGTGGACTTCGGTCTGTCCATCCTCTGGTTCATGCTCTTCACGCCGTGTTCCTACGTCTGCTGGTACCGGCCGCTTTATGGAGCGTTCAG gagtgacagctccttcaggttctttttgttcttcttcgTGTACATCTGTCAGTTCGGCATCTACGTGATCCAGTGTATCGGCATCACAAGCTGGGGCACCAG TGGGTGGATCTCGGCTCTGACCTGCCTGAATAAAAACGTCCCAGTGGGCGTGATTATGATCATCGTCGCCGTTCTCTTCACCTCCCTGGCCACCATGTCCCTGATCATGTTCAAGAAG ATCCACGCGCTCTACCGCACCACGGGCGCCAGCTTTGAGAGGGCCCAGCAGGAGTTTGCCTCCGGCGTCATGTCCAACAAGACGGTGCAGGCTGCCGCCGCTAATGCCGCCTCCAGAGCCGCTCAGGGGGCCTTTAAGGAGCAACCCTGA
- the LOC130517029 gene encoding secretory carrier-associated membrane protein 1-like isoform X1 — translation MSEIDSNPFADPAFSQPFQDPAVTQARQAAPPGLEEYNPFTDAQTAPRAAAPAVSTQPAIMKPTEEPPAYSQTKEQPQGAAELLRRQEELERKAAELDRREREMQTLSASGGRKNNWPPLPENFPVGPCFYHDITVDIPVEFQKTVQIMYYLWMCHTGTLLANLVGCMAWFFVDVSRGVDFGLSILWFMLFTPCSYVCWYRPLYGAFRSDSSFRFFLFFFVYICQFGIYVIQCIGITSWGTSGWISALTCLNKNVPVGVIMIIVAVLFTSLATMSLIMFKKIHALYRTTGASFERAQQEFASGVMSNKTVQAAAANAASRAAQGAFKEQP, via the exons atgtcagaaatcGACAGCAACCCTTTCGCGGACCCTGCGTTCAGCCAGCCTTTCCAG GATCCAGCGGTGACACAGGCCAGACAGGCGGCTCCCCCGGGGTTGGAGGAGTATAACCCTTTCACGGATGCCCAAACG GCGCCCAGAGCTGCAGCGCCTGCCGTCAGCACGCAGCCCGCCATCATGAAGCCCACCGAGGAGCCTCCCGCGTACTCGCAGACCAAG GAGCAGCCGCAGGGAGCCGCCGAGCTGctgaggaggcaggaggagctggagaggaaggcGGCCGAGCTGGACCGCCGGGAGAGGGAGATGCAGACGCTGAGCGCGTCGGGAG GCAGGAAGAACAACTGGCCGCCCCTGCCGGAGAATTTCCCAGTGGGTCCCTGTTTCTACCACGACATCACGGTGGACATCCCGGTGGAGTTCCAGAAGACGGTCCAGATCATGTATTACCTGTGGATGT GTCATACCGGGACCCTGCTGGCTAACCTAGTGGGCTGCATGGCCTGGTTCTTCGTGGACGTCTCCCGCGGCGTGGACTTCGGTCTGTCCATCCTCTGGTTCATGCTCTTCACGCCGTGTTCCTACGTCTGCTGGTACCGGCCGCTTTATGGAGCGTTCAG gagtgacagctccttcaggttctttttgttcttcttcgTGTACATCTGTCAGTTCGGCATCTACGTGATCCAGTGTATCGGCATCACAAGCTGGGGCACCAG TGGGTGGATCTCGGCTCTGACCTGCCTGAATAAAAACGTCCCAGTGGGCGTGATTATGATCATCGTCGCCGTTCTCTTCACCTCCCTGGCCACCATGTCCCTGATCATGTTCAAGAAG ATCCACGCGCTCTACCGCACCACGGGCGCCAGCTTTGAGAGGGCCCAGCAGGAGTTTGCCTCCGGCGTCATGTCCAACAAGACGGTGCAGGCTGCCGCCGCTAATGCCGCCTCCAGAGCCGCTCAGGGGGCCTTTAAGGAGCAACCCTGA
- the lhfpl2a gene encoding LHFPL tetraspan subfamily member 2a protein: MCHVIVTCRSMLWTLLSIVAAFGELIAFMSTDWLVGYPRTPDAVFGPHGATTAGEAYRPTLGIYGRCIKLPHLQRGILCGPYAIHFGEIASGFWQATSIFLAAGILLLCAVAFISVFTMCFQSIMKKSIFNVCGLLQGIAGLFLILGLMLYPAGWGSEKVQLYCGHDAAPYRTGLCSMGWAFYTAMGGTVLTFICAVFSAQAEIATSSDKVQEEIEEGKSLICLL; the protein is encoded by the exons ATGTGCCATGTCATTGTCACCTGCCGCTCCATGCTGTGGACTCTGCTGAGCATTGTGGCTGCGTTTGGAGAACTCATCGCCTTCATGAGCACCGACTGGTTGGTGGGGTACCCCCGCACCCCTGACGCCGTCTTTGGCCCCCATGGGGCCACCACAGCCGGAGAGGCCTACAGGCCGACTTTAGGCATCTACGGCCGCTGTATAAAACTGCCCCACCTGCAGCGTGGAATACTGTGCGGACCCTACGCCATACACTTCGGGGAGATTGCCAGCGGGTTCTGGCAGGCTACCTCCATCTTCCTGGCAGCGGGGATTCTGCTGTTGTGCGCCGTGGCCTTCATCTCAGTCTTCACCATGTGCTTCCAAAGCATCATGAAGAAAAGCATCTTTAATGTGTGCGGACTGCTGCAAGGGATTGCAG GTCTGTTCCTGATCCTGGGTCTGATGTTGTACCCTGCCGGCTGGGGTtcggaaaaggtgcagctgtaCTGCGGCCATGACGCGGCCCCGTACCGGACCGGGCTCTGCTCCATGGGCTGGGCCTTCTACACCGCCATGGGCGGGACCGTGCTGACCTTCATCTGTGCCGTCTTCTCGGCTCAGGCAGAAATCGCCACCTCCAGCGACAAGGTCCAGGAGGAGATCGAGGAGGGGAAAAGCCTCATCTGCCTCCTCTGA